Proteins encoded by one window of Salvia splendens isolate huo1 chromosome 7, SspV2, whole genome shotgun sequence:
- the LOC121742018 gene encoding katanin p80 WD40 repeat-containing subunit B1 homolog KTN80.3-like isoform X2, which translates to MEKRGYKLQEFVAHAGNVNCLSFGKKNCRVFITGGDDQKVNLWSVGKPTSLMSLCGHTSPVESAAFDSAEVLVVAGSSSGAIKLWDLEETKMVRTLTGHRSYCTAVEFHPFGEFFASGSMDTNLKIWDIRKKGCIHTYKGHTRGISTIRFTPDGRWVVSGGFDNVVKVWDLTAGKLLHDFKFHEGHIRTIEFHPLEFLLATGSADKTVKFWDLETFEMIGSARREAAGVRSIAFHPDGRTLFCGLDDSLKVYSWEPVVCHDSVDMGWSTLGDLCIDDGKLLGGAYHENTVAVWIADVSLVEPYGTRFAQEQYDHSELKHESEVSPLEKEESRVKSKSNLKSTVPDSESKDIKTIYVDRVNSISSKTAETVEVPKVVQTSDSSQISKIGVQKPNPRASSPPSDSMEISNVKIQKHSPPETLPPSEPKKISTIGTQKRGPAASLSAKVNVPSVNRSIIMPSIIPRDNTGKDSIGSRRESIGLAKASSGMNSRSSHARRQSSSRLDMERMSVAIESLPSDNVRKPVVSRKDLNIRNRLFPDANSKDFSEGKESNNDTVVEKPDRTSLPATTSMAVVHGRTRSLVERFEGKEKIDVDDICTPDRTCGGAAIEPAETPSPQITDPKIDVRVQPTLDDNIVLENLMQSHDVLLSTFRSRLTKLQVVRHFWERNDVKGAINALKRLPDHSVQADVVGVLIERMEVITLELFSSLLPVLLGLLESKAERHASLSLEMLLKLVAVFGTVVRTTVSARRSVGVDLQAEERLECCRQCSSHLQNVQNMLPELVKRGGVLARYAQQLNLVLQQT; encoded by the exons ATGGAGAAACGCGGATATAAGCTGC AGGAATTTGTTGCACACGCTGGGAATGTAAATTGTTTGAGCTTTGGGAAAAAGAATTGCCGCGTATTTATTACAGGTGGAGATGATCAGAAAGTGAATCTTTGGTCTGTTGGCAAACCGACATCTCTAATG AGCCTGTGTGGTCACACTAGTCCGGTTGAGTCTGCAGCCTTTGATTCAGCGGAAGTTTTAGTGGTAGCTGGATCGTCTTCGGGGGCCATAAAATTGTGGGATCTGGAAGAAACTAAAA TGGTTCGCACTCTTACCGGGCACAGATCCTATTGTACTGCCGTTGAGTTTCACCCATTTGGTGAGTTTTTTGCATCTGGTTCCATGGATACTAATCTGAAGATATGGGATATTAGAAAGAAAGGGTGCATCCACACATATAAGGGGCATACTCGAGGGATTAGTACAATAAGATTCACTCCCGATGGCCGCTGGGTAGTGTCTGGTGGATTCGATAATGTTGTAAAG GTGTGGGACCTGACTGCTGGAAAGCTTTTGCATGATTTCAAGTTTCATGAAGGACATATTCGTACAATAGAATTCCATCCGCTTGAGTTTCTTTTAGCAACAG GTTCAGCAGACAAAACAGTGAAATTCTGGGATCTGGAAACATTTGAGATGATTGGATCTGCCAGGCGTGAG GCTGCAGGAGTGAGATCTATTGCATTTCACCCTGATGGTAGAACACTTTTTTGTGGACTTGATGATAGCTTAAAG GTTTACTCGTGGGAGCCTGTAGTTTGCCATGATTCAGTTGATATGGGATGGTCAACACTTGGCGATCTTTGCATCGATGATGGGAAACTTTTAGGCGGTGCATATCATGAAAATACGGTTGCAGTTTGGATAGCAGATGTTTCG CTTGTGGAGCCTTATGGTACAAGATTTGCTCAAGAGCAGTATGACCACTCTGAGCTGAAACATGAGAGTGAGGTAAGTCCTTTGGAGAAGGAAGAAAGCCGTGTAAAGTCAAAGTCCAATCTTAAGTCTACAGTGCCAGATAGCGAGTCTAAGGACATCAAAACTATTTATGTTGACC GTGTGAATTCCATCAGTTCCAAGACAGCTGAAACAGTTGAAGTTCCTAAGGTTGTACAGACATCTGATTCCAGTCAAATCAGCAAAATTGGAGTGCAGAAGCCGAATCCTAGAGCAAGTTCGCCTCCATCAGATTCCATGGAAATCAGCAACGTTAAGATTCAGAAGCACAGTCCACCAGAAACTTTGCCTCCATCTGAACCCAAGAAAATCAGCACTATTGGAACCCAGAAGCGTGGTCCTGCAGCTAGCTTGTCAGCAAAAGTTAATGTGCCGTCCGTTAATAGATCTATTATCATGCCAAGCATAATACCCCGAGATAACACTGGAAAAGATTCAATTGGGTCTAGAAGGGAATCCATTGGGTTGGCTAAGGCCAGCAGTGGCATGAATTCTAGATCATCTCACGCACGGAGGCAGTCAAGCAGTAGGTTAGATATGGAAAGAATGTCAGTGGCCATTGAATCTCTGCCCTCTGATAATGTGAGAAAACCTGTTGTTAGTAGAAAGGATCTAAATATTCGTAATAGGCTGTTCCCTGATGCAAATTCGAAGGACTTTTCTGAGGGGAAAGAATCAAATAATGATACTGTTGTCGAAAAGCCTGACAGAACTTCGCTGCCAGCCACCACATCAA TGGCAGTTGTGCATGGAAGGACACGAAGTTTGGTTGAGAGGTTTGAGGGAAAGGAAAAAATTGATGTGGATGACATTTGCACCCCTGATAGGACTTGTGGTGGTGCTGCTATCGAGCCTGCGGAAACTCCCTCCCCCCAG ATTACTGACCCGAAAATTGACGTGAGAGTGCAACCTACTTTGGATGATAATATTGTCCTCGAGAATCTTATGCAGAGTCATGATGTACTATTGAGCACATTTCGGTCAAGGCTGACAAAGCTGCAG GTGGTTCGACATTTTTGGGAAAGGAATGATGTTAAGGGTGCTATAAATGCTTTGAAGAGACTGCCTGACCATTCG GTCCAGGCAGATGTAGTTGGTGTTCTGATTGAGAGAATGGAGGTTATTACATTGGAACTATTTTCAAGCTTGCTTCCTGTGCTTTTAGGATTATTGGAAAGCAAAGCAGAAAG GCATGCTAGTCTCTCGTTGGAAATGCTTTTAAAGCTTGTAGCAGTCTTTGGCACAGTAGTTCGTACCACAGTTTCAGCACGTCGTTCGGTCGGCGTTGATCTTCAAGCAGAGGAGAG ACTTGAATGTTGCAGACAGTGCTCATCGCATCTGCAGAATGTACAGAACATGCTTCCAGAACTTGTGAA GAGAGGGGGTGTCCTAGCAAGATATGCACAACAACTGAACCTGGTTCTTCAACAAACATAG
- the LOC121742018 gene encoding katanin p80 WD40 repeat-containing subunit B1 homolog KTN80.2-like isoform X1: MEKRGYKLQEFVAHAGNVNCLSFGKKNCRVFITGGDDQKVNLWSVGKPTSLMSLCGHTSPVESAAFDSAEVLVVAGSSSGAIKLWDLEETKMVRTLTGHRSYCTAVEFHPFGEFFASGSMDTNLKIWDIRKKGCIHTYKGHTRGISTIRFTPDGRWVVSGGFDNVVKVWDLTAGKLLHDFKFHEGHIRTIEFHPLEFLLATGSADKTVKFWDLETFEMIGSARREAAGVRSIAFHPDGRTLFCGLDDSLKVYSWEPVVCHDSVDMGWSTLGDLCIDDGKLLGGAYHENTVAVWIADVSLVEPYGTRFAQEQYDHSELKHESEVSPLEKEESRVKSKSNLKSTVPDSESKDIKTIYVDRVNSISSKTAETVEVPKVVQTSDSSQISKIGVQKPNPRASSPPSDSMEISNVKIQKHSPPETLPPSEPKKISTIGTQKRGPAASLSAKVNVPSVNRSIIMPSIIPRDNTGKDSIGSRRESIGLAKASSGMNSRSSHARRQSSSRLDMERMSVAIESLPSDNVRKPVVSRKDLNIRNRLFPDANSKDFSEGKESNNDTVVEKPDRTSLPATTSSDQALDSCKGASSIKVINGVAVVHGRTRSLVERFEGKEKIDVDDICTPDRTCGGAAIEPAETPSPQITDPKIDVRVQPTLDDNIVLENLMQSHDVLLSTFRSRLTKLQVVRHFWERNDVKGAINALKRLPDHSVQADVVGVLIERMEVITLELFSSLLPVLLGLLESKAERHASLSLEMLLKLVAVFGTVVRTTVSARRSVGVDLQAEERLECCRQCSSHLQNVQNMLPELVKRGGVLARYAQQLNLVLQQT; encoded by the exons ATGGAGAAACGCGGATATAAGCTGC AGGAATTTGTTGCACACGCTGGGAATGTAAATTGTTTGAGCTTTGGGAAAAAGAATTGCCGCGTATTTATTACAGGTGGAGATGATCAGAAAGTGAATCTTTGGTCTGTTGGCAAACCGACATCTCTAATG AGCCTGTGTGGTCACACTAGTCCGGTTGAGTCTGCAGCCTTTGATTCAGCGGAAGTTTTAGTGGTAGCTGGATCGTCTTCGGGGGCCATAAAATTGTGGGATCTGGAAGAAACTAAAA TGGTTCGCACTCTTACCGGGCACAGATCCTATTGTACTGCCGTTGAGTTTCACCCATTTGGTGAGTTTTTTGCATCTGGTTCCATGGATACTAATCTGAAGATATGGGATATTAGAAAGAAAGGGTGCATCCACACATATAAGGGGCATACTCGAGGGATTAGTACAATAAGATTCACTCCCGATGGCCGCTGGGTAGTGTCTGGTGGATTCGATAATGTTGTAAAG GTGTGGGACCTGACTGCTGGAAAGCTTTTGCATGATTTCAAGTTTCATGAAGGACATATTCGTACAATAGAATTCCATCCGCTTGAGTTTCTTTTAGCAACAG GTTCAGCAGACAAAACAGTGAAATTCTGGGATCTGGAAACATTTGAGATGATTGGATCTGCCAGGCGTGAG GCTGCAGGAGTGAGATCTATTGCATTTCACCCTGATGGTAGAACACTTTTTTGTGGACTTGATGATAGCTTAAAG GTTTACTCGTGGGAGCCTGTAGTTTGCCATGATTCAGTTGATATGGGATGGTCAACACTTGGCGATCTTTGCATCGATGATGGGAAACTTTTAGGCGGTGCATATCATGAAAATACGGTTGCAGTTTGGATAGCAGATGTTTCG CTTGTGGAGCCTTATGGTACAAGATTTGCTCAAGAGCAGTATGACCACTCTGAGCTGAAACATGAGAGTGAGGTAAGTCCTTTGGAGAAGGAAGAAAGCCGTGTAAAGTCAAAGTCCAATCTTAAGTCTACAGTGCCAGATAGCGAGTCTAAGGACATCAAAACTATTTATGTTGACC GTGTGAATTCCATCAGTTCCAAGACAGCTGAAACAGTTGAAGTTCCTAAGGTTGTACAGACATCTGATTCCAGTCAAATCAGCAAAATTGGAGTGCAGAAGCCGAATCCTAGAGCAAGTTCGCCTCCATCAGATTCCATGGAAATCAGCAACGTTAAGATTCAGAAGCACAGTCCACCAGAAACTTTGCCTCCATCTGAACCCAAGAAAATCAGCACTATTGGAACCCAGAAGCGTGGTCCTGCAGCTAGCTTGTCAGCAAAAGTTAATGTGCCGTCCGTTAATAGATCTATTATCATGCCAAGCATAATACCCCGAGATAACACTGGAAAAGATTCAATTGGGTCTAGAAGGGAATCCATTGGGTTGGCTAAGGCCAGCAGTGGCATGAATTCTAGATCATCTCACGCACGGAGGCAGTCAAGCAGTAGGTTAGATATGGAAAGAATGTCAGTGGCCATTGAATCTCTGCCCTCTGATAATGTGAGAAAACCTGTTGTTAGTAGAAAGGATCTAAATATTCGTAATAGGCTGTTCCCTGATGCAAATTCGAAGGACTTTTCTGAGGGGAAAGAATCAAATAATGATACTGTTGTCGAAAAGCCTGACAGAACTTCGCTGCCAGCCACCACATCAA gTGATCAGGCTCTCGATTCCTGCAAAGGGGCGAGTTCCATTAAAGTTATCAATGGAG TGGCAGTTGTGCATGGAAGGACACGAAGTTTGGTTGAGAGGTTTGAGGGAAAGGAAAAAATTGATGTGGATGACATTTGCACCCCTGATAGGACTTGTGGTGGTGCTGCTATCGAGCCTGCGGAAACTCCCTCCCCCCAG ATTACTGACCCGAAAATTGACGTGAGAGTGCAACCTACTTTGGATGATAATATTGTCCTCGAGAATCTTATGCAGAGTCATGATGTACTATTGAGCACATTTCGGTCAAGGCTGACAAAGCTGCAG GTGGTTCGACATTTTTGGGAAAGGAATGATGTTAAGGGTGCTATAAATGCTTTGAAGAGACTGCCTGACCATTCG GTCCAGGCAGATGTAGTTGGTGTTCTGATTGAGAGAATGGAGGTTATTACATTGGAACTATTTTCAAGCTTGCTTCCTGTGCTTTTAGGATTATTGGAAAGCAAAGCAGAAAG GCATGCTAGTCTCTCGTTGGAAATGCTTTTAAAGCTTGTAGCAGTCTTTGGCACAGTAGTTCGTACCACAGTTTCAGCACGTCGTTCGGTCGGCGTTGATCTTCAAGCAGAGGAGAG ACTTGAATGTTGCAGACAGTGCTCATCGCATCTGCAGAATGTACAGAACATGCTTCCAGAACTTGTGAA GAGAGGGGGTGTCCTAGCAAGATATGCACAACAACTGAACCTGGTTCTTCAACAAACATAG